In one window of Synchiropus splendidus isolate RoL2022-P1 chromosome 15, RoL_Sspl_1.0, whole genome shotgun sequence DNA:
- the plekha8 gene encoding pleckstrin homology domain-containing family A member 8 encodes MEGILHKWTNYISGWQPRWFVLDGGTLSYYDSQEDAWKGCKGSIKISVCEIQVHSTDSTRVDLTIPGEQYFYLRAINPAERQKWLVALGTAKACLTDNRTKREKELQENSDALKTKMSELRLYCDLLLQQVNKIRENDEPVESGESGIDTGNMVKSTCTTFLKTLEECMQIANRTFTTDMATQSPPGSPPVAAVKPQKIKPVHQISRSTGEKLRDSSENMTETSAHDIGRLEGPEQPVKPELPAPPSDVDAACENTSAQEGNSLPTLTDVSETSLSDSPADTVSENEAHMENKGVEQRSEREEEREESPVQEEEPANPDEDDPDDEETFKDTAEPEDTEQVETFFSTMSHRFSDIRLDDDNGIPTQAFLDSCYAIVPLLDKLGSTVFAPVKMDFVGNIRKIHQKMMSDPDIYPTLQSIVLHEVETDVAQVRNSATEALLWLRRGLKFLKEFLWAINGGEQDIQGALNAAYGKTLRQYHGWVVRGVFALALRAAPSYQGFTAALVSTEGDETKSSFTDGMHRDLGIYLPAMDQQLGILDDLYEEYNLESDEVV; translated from the exons ATGGAGGGGATTTTGCACAAGTGGACCAACTATATCAGCG GGTGGCAGCCTCGGTGGTTTGTGCTGGACGGAGGAACTCTGTCGTATTACGATTCCCAGGAAGACGCCTGGAAAGGCTGCAAGGGCAGCATTAAAATATCTGTTTGTGAAATCCAAG TCCATTCCACTGACTCCACAAGAGTGGACCTGACCATACCAGGGGAGCAGTACTTCTACCTCAGAGCCATCAACCCTGCAGAGAGGCAGAAATGGCTGGTGGCTCTGGGAACAGCCAAAGCTTGCCTTACAGACAACCgaacaaaaagagaaaagg AACTCCAGGAAAACTCAGATGCGCTGAAAACTAAGATGTCAGAACTCCGGCTTTACTGTGACCTTCTTCTCCAGCAAGTTAACAAAATCAGGGAAAATGACGAGCCCGTAGAGTCGGGAGAG AGTGGCATCGACACTGGAAACATGGTGAAGTCTACATGCACCACCTTCCTGAAGACTCTGGAAGAATGCATGCAGATCGCCAACCGGACTTTCACGACAGACATGGCGACACAGAGCCCTCCAGGATCCCCTCCAGTAGCTGCAGTTAAACCTCAAAAG ATCAAGCCTGTACATCAGATCAGTCGGAGTACTGGAGAAAA ATTGAGAGACTCATCAGAAAATATGACAGAAACATCTGCTCATGACATCGGGAGACTGGAGGGACCAGAACAACCAGTCAAACCGGAGCTGCCGGCGCCTCCATCAG ACGTGGATGCAGCCTGTGAAAACACCTCGGCTCAGGAAGGGAACAGTCTTCCAACTCTCACCGACGTCTCTGAGACTTCTCTCTCAGACAGTCCCGCAGACACGGTTTCAGAGAACGAAGCTCACATGGAAAACAAGGGTGTTGAGCAGAGGAGCGAAAGAGAGGAAGAACGGGAGGAGTCTCCGGTCCAAGAGGAGGAACCCGCCAACCCAGATGAGGATGATCCGGACGATGAAGAGACTTTCAAAGACACGGCCGAGCCTGAGGACACTGAGCAGGTGGAAACTTTCTTCAGCACAATGAGTCACAG ATTTAGTGATATAAGACTGGACGACGACAATGGTATCCCCACACAAGCCTTTTTGGATTCATGCTATGCAATAGTGCCTTTATTAG ACAAGCTGGGCTCCACTGTCTTCGCTCCGGTCAAAATGGATTTTGTGGGAAATATAAGG AAAATCCATCAGAAGATGATGTCGGACCCAGACATCTACCCCACACTCCAGTCCATCGTGCTCCACGAAGTGGAGACAGACGTGGCCCAGGTGAGGAACTCGGCCACTGAAGCTCTGCTGTGGCTCCGGCGAGGGCTCAAGTTCTTGAAGGAGTTCCTGTGGGCGATCAACGGTGGCGAGCAGGACATCCAGGGAGCCCTCA ACGCGGCATACGGGAAGACACTCCGTCAGTACCACGGATGGGTCGTGCGAGGTGTATTTGCA TTGGCGCTGAGAGCTGCTCCGAGTTATCAAGGCTTCACTGCCGCCTTGGTGTCCACTGAAGGAGACGAGACAAAGAGCAGTTTCACCGATGGCATGCACAGGGACCTGGGCATTTACCTGCCAGCCATGGACCAGCAGCTGGGCATCCTGGACGACCTGTATGAGGAGTACAACCTGGAGTCAGATGAGGTGGTGTAG
- the fkbp14 gene encoding peptidyl-prolyl cis-trans isomerase FKBP14 isoform X1 has product MITPHVFWLLPSLFALTDARKLPEPEVKIEVLHKPMVCLRKSKYGDMLLVHHEGFLESNGTMFYSSRTQGDKNPVWFTLGIKEVLRGWDKGLQSMCTGERRKITVPPSLGYGKEGKGKIPPSSTLVFDIELLEIRNGPRSHDSFREMDLNDDWKLSREEVKEYLKKEFQKHGYSPNDTSHEAMVDDIFQNEDEDKDGFISSREFTYQHDEL; this is encoded by the exons ATGATCACCCCCCACGTTTTTTGGCTTTTACCGTCGCTATTTGCGCTTACAGATGCACGCAAACTACCAGAGCCAGAAGTGAAAATAGAAGTTTTACACAAACCCATGGTGTGTTTACGAAAATCAAAATATGGAGACATGCTTCTAGTCCATCACGAAGGATTCCTGGAGAGCAATGGAACCATGTTTTATTCCAG CCGCACACAGGGGGATAAAAACCCTGTGTGGTTCACCTTAGGGATCAAGGAGGTGCTCCGAGGCTGGGACAAGGGTCTCCAGAGCATGTGCACTGGGGAGCGCCGGAAGATCACGGTTCCTCCCTCTCTGGGTTACGGGAAGGAAGGCAAAG GAAAGATCCCGCCGAGCAGCACTCTGGTTTTTGACATCGAGCTGCTGGAGATCCGTAATGgccccaggtcacatgactccttcAGAGAGATGGACCTGAATGACGACTGGAAGCTTTCACGAGAGGAG GTGAAGGAGTACCTGAAGAAGGAATTCCAGAAGCACGGGTATTCGCCCAACGACACCAGTCACGAGGCAATGGTTGATGACATCTTCCAAAATGAGGACGAGGATAAAGATGGATTCATATCGTCTAGAGAGTTCACCTACCAACATGACGAACTTTAA
- the fkbp14 gene encoding peptidyl-prolyl cis-trans isomerase FKBP14 isoform X2, giving the protein MVCLRKSKYGDMLLVHHEGFLESNGTMFYSSRTQGDKNPVWFTLGIKEVLRGWDKGLQSMCTGERRKITVPPSLGYGKEGKGKIPPSSTLVFDIELLEIRNGPRSHDSFREMDLNDDWKLSREEVKEYLKKEFQKHGYSPNDTSHEAMVDDIFQNEDEDKDGFISSREFTYQHDEL; this is encoded by the exons ATGGTGTGTTTACGAAAATCAAAATATGGAGACATGCTTCTAGTCCATCACGAAGGATTCCTGGAGAGCAATGGAACCATGTTTTATTCCAG CCGCACACAGGGGGATAAAAACCCTGTGTGGTTCACCTTAGGGATCAAGGAGGTGCTCCGAGGCTGGGACAAGGGTCTCCAGAGCATGTGCACTGGGGAGCGCCGGAAGATCACGGTTCCTCCCTCTCTGGGTTACGGGAAGGAAGGCAAAG GAAAGATCCCGCCGAGCAGCACTCTGGTTTTTGACATCGAGCTGCTGGAGATCCGTAATGgccccaggtcacatgactccttcAGAGAGATGGACCTGAATGACGACTGGAAGCTTTCACGAGAGGAG GTGAAGGAGTACCTGAAGAAGGAATTCCAGAAGCACGGGTATTCGCCCAACGACACCAGTCACGAGGCAATGGTTGATGACATCTTCCAAAATGAGGACGAGGATAAAGATGGATTCATATCGTCTAGAGAGTTCACCTACCAACATGACGAACTTTAA